A single genomic interval of uncultured Sphaerochaeta sp. harbors:
- a CDS encoding U32 family peptidase C-terminal domain-containing protein: MSVELLSPAGNLEKLRLAFEYGADAAYMGLSDFSLRANARNFTEKDLQEVSRLKQSSGKRLYGTLNMIFDEQKLSSLQDQMGIIKSWPFDAFIISDLGLVPILQDALGDDVELHLSTQASCTNSSSASMYRKMGFSRVILGRETPLDDIKRIKDANPDLQLEVFVHGAMCMAYSGRCLLSSHLAGRSANQGDCSHTCRWNYRLATTDAIEDVLKSGALALEEEQRSGVYYPISEQDGYTTILSSKDLCMIDHLGELVDAGVDSLKIEGRMKSSYYVAVVTRAYRKALDSLKTGDESWRAYREDLFNISHREYSTGFFFGHGPVDPVMGESIDKSTEKGYERNYLFCGFVGEKVAEGIYTLDLKNQIKDTMKIEYIAKDVPKIEDEGFSLLDADHIPVGQADHGKIQYIKTTKPIEKGYIIRRESMLK; the protein is encoded by the coding sequence GTGAGCGTTGAGTTACTGAGTCCTGCAGGGAACCTTGAAAAGCTGCGTCTTGCATTTGAATATGGTGCTGATGCAGCATACATGGGACTGAGCGACTTCTCCTTGCGTGCCAATGCCAGGAACTTTACCGAAAAAGACTTACAGGAGGTTTCCCGTTTGAAACAATCAAGCGGGAAACGCTTGTATGGCACACTGAACATGATTTTCGATGAACAGAAGCTCTCCTCATTGCAGGATCAGATGGGAATCATCAAGTCCTGGCCCTTCGACGCCTTCATTATCAGCGACTTGGGACTTGTTCCCATCCTGCAGGATGCACTGGGTGATGATGTTGAACTTCACCTCTCAACCCAAGCCAGCTGTACCAATTCCAGTAGTGCCTCCATGTACCGAAAAATGGGATTCTCCCGTGTAATATTGGGCAGGGAAACCCCTCTGGATGACATCAAACGGATCAAGGATGCAAATCCTGACCTACAACTGGAAGTCTTTGTCCATGGGGCTATGTGCATGGCCTACTCCGGCCGATGCCTGCTCTCCAGCCATCTTGCAGGCAGAAGCGCCAACCAGGGTGACTGTAGTCATACCTGCAGGTGGAACTATCGTCTGGCAACCACAGATGCAATCGAGGATGTCCTGAAAAGTGGAGCATTGGCCTTGGAAGAAGAACAACGAAGTGGTGTCTACTACCCTATCTCTGAACAGGATGGGTATACCACCATACTCTCCAGCAAGGACCTTTGTATGATCGACCACTTGGGAGAACTCGTTGACGCCGGTGTGGATTCCTTGAAGATTGAGGGACGGATGAAAAGCAGCTACTACGTGGCTGTGGTAACCAGGGCATATAGAAAAGCACTCGATAGCCTAAAAACCGGCGATGAGAGCTGGAGAGCATACCGTGAGGATCTGTTCAATATCAGCCACCGTGAGTACTCCACGGGATTTTTCTTTGGTCATGGACCGGTAGACCCTGTCATGGGAGAGTCAATCGACAAGAGCACAGAGAAAGGATATGAGAGAAACTATCTCTTCTGTGGGTTTGTCGGAGAGAAGGTAGCTGAAGGTATCTACACATTGGACCTGAAGAACCAGATCAAGGACACCATGAAGATAGAGTATATCGCCAAGGATGTACCAAAGATTGAGGATGAAGGATTCTCCCTGCTTGATGCTGACCATATACCGGTAGGGCAAGCTGACCATGGCAAGATCCAGTACATTAAAACAACCAAGCCGATTGAGAAAGGTTATATCATCCGCCGGGAATCTATGCTTAAATAA
- a CDS encoding tetratricopeptide repeat protein, producing MLFLSHTLPAVASLDDDYGFLGDHAPFVQFMDVVRGDGDAMQGEVVRQQLVLKTVLQKEEQAVIAIRSATMLARLYTEIEKRDTERAKELLKEAESSLKSLTDGSFFHLMGEAEIDSIYYLINPSRLAKGISSNSKIKKAYVQYPNQIYAILMKANSLLYAPSFAGGDKDEALSLFLTLLEAGPSQLNSWDLSSIYVGIGRICMDREEWDKALGYFSAAKAIYAFDPTLDNYIRETEERL from the coding sequence GTGTTATTTCTCTCTCACACACTACCAGCTGTAGCATCCCTCGATGATGACTACGGCTTTCTTGGTGACCATGCACCTTTTGTGCAATTTATGGATGTAGTGAGAGGAGATGGAGATGCGATGCAGGGTGAAGTGGTACGACAACAGCTCGTCCTAAAGACGGTTCTCCAGAAAGAGGAGCAGGCTGTGATCGCCATCCGCAGCGCAACAATGCTGGCTAGGCTCTACACCGAAATAGAGAAGAGGGATACAGAGAGAGCAAAGGAACTGCTCAAGGAAGCTGAATCCTCTTTGAAAAGTCTTACAGATGGTTCATTTTTTCACTTGATGGGGGAAGCTGAGATTGATTCCATCTATTACCTTATCAACCCATCAAGACTTGCAAAAGGGATCAGCAGCAACTCCAAGATCAAGAAAGCCTATGTTCAGTACCCCAACCAGATATATGCCATACTGATGAAAGCCAACAGCCTTCTCTACGCACCCTCCTTTGCAGGAGGTGATAAAGATGAGGCGCTCTCACTTTTTCTTACATTGCTTGAAGCAGGACCTTCCCAGCTCAACAGTTGGGACCTTTCCAGTATATATGTTGGCATAGGACGAATCTGCATGGACAGGGAAGAGTGGGACAAGGCACTGGGATATTTTTCTGCTGCCAAGGCAATCTATGCATTCGACCCTACCCTTGATAATTACATCAGGGAAACAGAGGAGAGGCTATGA